A genome region from Arthrobacter agilis includes the following:
- a CDS encoding PhoX family protein: MTETTRRLLPMLGHTTGKRSAVTCALKCDNACSDAVCNTSGNSYFRDLVSREFSRRSTLGAGAAGALTLLVGMQAGAGSAQAAPPPGKGYLKSNLPFDAIAPVDALVDDLTVPQGYGWKPVIRWGDPLFRASPAFDAEHQSAAAQAQQFGYNCDYTDVLEIAGSKGRRAVLFANHEYTNEAIMVPPTTPAAEVRGIGKAAHGLSVVELERRNSNKPWSYVQGAPLNRRYLTTTPYEVTGPAAGSDLLKTRDDPAGRTVLGTLGNCAGGTTPWGTILSGEENFNGYFVAGGTSDGDRRYGITSKPTARGWEIDEPRWDTRNAGYENEKHRFGYVVEIDPFDPTSTPKKHSALGRFKHEGANVTVAADGRVVAYMGDDERFDYLYKFVSTNTVRPGTSPAARRANMTLLSEGSLYVARFQGTSVAEIDGSGTLPSDGAFDGVGEWLPLLIDNKSVVAGMTAEEVCVLTRLAADRMGATKMDRCEDVEPNPRTGKVYVACTNNTNRGVGANAAADEANPRTQNRDGHVVELTEAGGNAAGTRFTWNLLLVCGDPARNPATYFAGYPVDRVSPISCPDNVAFDSAGNLWISTDGQPGTVGYADGLFKVALEGADRGRVQQFLAVPRDAETCGPVIHDQDGSVFVAVQHPGEDGSWAAQASLFPDYVPLGGRPARGEAAVPRPSVVQVYRASEGRRDEDHSGRGRARQGTPRR; encoded by the coding sequence ATGACCGAAACCACGCGCCGCCTGCTGCCCATGCTCGGCCACACCACGGGGAAGCGCAGTGCCGTGACCTGTGCCCTCAAGTGCGACAACGCGTGCTCCGACGCCGTCTGCAACACGTCGGGCAACAGCTACTTCCGGGACCTCGTCTCCCGCGAATTCTCCCGCCGCAGCACCCTCGGCGCGGGCGCTGCGGGCGCGCTGACGCTCCTCGTGGGGATGCAGGCCGGAGCGGGCTCCGCACAGGCCGCCCCGCCTCCGGGCAAGGGCTACCTGAAGAGCAACCTGCCGTTCGACGCCATCGCGCCCGTCGATGCCCTGGTGGACGATCTGACGGTGCCACAGGGCTACGGCTGGAAGCCCGTCATCCGCTGGGGGGATCCGCTCTTCCGCGCCTCGCCGGCCTTCGACGCCGAGCACCAGAGCGCCGCGGCGCAGGCGCAGCAGTTCGGGTACAACTGCGACTACACCGACGTCCTCGAGATCGCCGGCAGCAAGGGCCGCCGCGCGGTGCTGTTCGCCAACCACGAGTACACGAACGAGGCCATCATGGTGCCCCCGACCACGCCGGCGGCCGAGGTCCGCGGGATCGGGAAGGCCGCCCACGGGCTGTCCGTCGTCGAACTCGAGCGCAGGAACAGCAACAAGCCGTGGTCCTACGTCCAGGGCGCCCCGCTCAACCGCCGCTACCTGACCACTACCCCGTACGAGGTGACGGGCCCCGCCGCCGGCTCCGACCTGCTGAAGACCAGGGACGACCCCGCGGGCCGGACCGTCCTCGGGACCCTCGGCAACTGTGCCGGTGGCACCACCCCGTGGGGCACGATCCTCTCGGGCGAGGAGAACTTCAACGGCTACTTCGTGGCCGGCGGCACGAGCGACGGCGACCGCCGCTACGGCATCACCAGCAAGCCGACGGCGCGTGGCTGGGAGATCGACGAGCCACGCTGGGACACCCGCAACGCGGGCTACGAGAACGAGAAGCACCGCTTCGGCTACGTCGTGGAGATCGACCCGTTCGATCCCACCTCCACACCGAAGAAGCACTCCGCGCTCGGCCGTTTCAAGCACGAGGGCGCCAACGTGACCGTCGCCGCTGACGGCCGTGTCGTGGCCTACATGGGGGACGACGAGCGCTTCGACTACCTGTACAAGTTCGTGTCCACGAACACGGTCCGGCCGGGGACGAGCCCGGCCGCGCGCAGGGCCAACATGACGCTGCTGAGCGAGGGCTCGCTGTATGTCGCACGCTTCCAGGGCACCTCGGTGGCCGAGATCGACGGCAGCGGCACCCTCCCGTCTGACGGCGCGTTCGACGGCGTGGGCGAATGGCTGCCGCTGCTCATCGACAACAAATCCGTGGTCGCGGGCATGACGGCGGAAGAGGTCTGCGTCCTCACGCGCCTCGCGGCGGACAGGATGGGAGCCACGAAGATGGACCGCTGCGAGGACGTCGAGCCGAATCCGCGGACGGGCAAGGTGTACGTGGCGTGCACCAACAACACGAACCGCGGCGTGGGCGCCAACGCCGCCGCCGACGAGGCGAACCCCCGCACGCAGAACCGCGACGGGCACGTCGTGGAGCTCACGGAGGCGGGCGGCAACGCGGCCGGCACGCGCTTCACCTGGAACCTGCTGCTCGTCTGCGGCGATCCCGCGCGCAACCCCGCCACCTACTTCGCCGGCTACCCCGTGGACAGGGTCTCCCCGATCTCCTGCCCCGACAACGTGGCGTTCGACTCGGCGGGCAACCTCTGGATCTCCACGGACGGCCAGCCGGGCACGGTGGGCTACGCCGACGGCCTGTTCAAGGTGGCCCTGGAGGGTGCCGACCGTGGCCGGGTGCAGCAGTTCCTCGCGGTACCGCGCGACGCCGAGACGTGCGGCCCGGTCATCCACGACCAGGACGGCAGCGTCTTCGTGGCGGTCCAGCATCCGGGCGAGGACGGCAGCTGGGCGGCGCAAGCCTCGCTGTTCCCCGACTACGTGCCGCTCGGCGGCCGCCCCGCTCGCGGAGAGGCCGCCGTCCCGCGCCCGTCGGTGGTCCAGGTGTACAGGGCGTCCGAGGGCCGCCGCGACGAGGACCACTCCGGCCGCGGACGGGCACGGCAGGGCACGCCGCGCCGCTAG
- a CDS encoding gamma-glutamyl-gamma-aminobutyrate hydrolase family protein → MTTSESLPRPVVGLTSYLDPAVTEGCGTVEAAFLPQNYLAPVLAAGAIPVLLPPQGTDGGVVEQLLPRLDGVIVVGGWDVDPARYGAEPHAETDAPHRLRDAWDHAVVREAVRTDLPLLGICRGEQMLNVALGGSLHQHLPDQPGATVYQLGDHRFNRIPVDLRPGSQVARVTGATRLDAVPVSHHQAVDRLGPGLVASAWSHDGVVEAIELPSSRFCIGVQWHPEQSPTETALFDAFVQAARERQLARALPLHLDSALEAALPAS, encoded by the coding sequence TTGACAACTTCGGAATCGCTTCCCCGCCCGGTGGTGGGCCTGACGTCCTACCTCGATCCCGCCGTCACCGAGGGCTGCGGAACGGTCGAGGCAGCCTTCCTGCCCCAGAACTACCTCGCACCCGTCCTCGCGGCCGGGGCCATCCCCGTGCTGCTCCCGCCCCAGGGAACCGACGGCGGCGTCGTCGAACAGCTGCTGCCGAGGCTCGACGGCGTGATCGTCGTCGGGGGCTGGGACGTGGATCCCGCCCGCTACGGCGCGGAGCCGCACGCGGAGACGGATGCGCCGCACCGGCTCCGCGACGCCTGGGACCACGCGGTGGTCCGTGAGGCGGTGCGCACCGACCTGCCGCTCCTCGGGATCTGCAGGGGCGAGCAGATGCTCAATGTGGCGCTCGGCGGCTCGCTGCACCAGCACCTGCCCGACCAGCCCGGTGCAACCGTGTACCAGCTCGGCGATCACCGGTTCAACCGGATCCCGGTGGACCTCCGCCCGGGCTCGCAGGTCGCCCGGGTGACGGGTGCCACCCGCCTCGACGCCGTCCCGGTCTCCCACCACCAGGCCGTGGACCGCCTGGGGCCCGGGCTGGTGGCCTCGGCGTGGAGCCACGACGGTGTCGTGGAGGCCATCGAACTGCCCTCCAGCCGCTTCTGCATCGGCGTCCAGTGGCACCCGGAGCAGAGCCCCACCGAGACGGCCCTGTTCGACGCCTTCGTGCAGGCCGCACGCGAACGGCAACTGGCACGCGCCCTGCCGCTGCACCTCGACAGCGCCCTGGAGGCGGCGCTCCCGGCGAGCTAG
- a CDS encoding o-succinylbenzoate synthase yields the protein MHPQQPFPPSLPLPSLEELTASARVVSVPMRVRFRGVLLREALLLHGPAGWGEFCPFLEYGDAESAAWLACAVEAAWHGFPEPVRASVPVNATVPAVGPADVEGVLTRFGAVGAVKVKVAEKGQALADDVARVAEVRRLLPDAGIKIDANGGWTEEQALDAVDALGRFGLQYVEQPVADIPGLRAVRLELRRRGEGILVAADESVRRQEDPLLVAREDAADLLVIKAPPLGGVRRALSIIASAGLPAVVSSALDTSVGIRAGVALAAALPELPYACGLATVSLMAGDVTDDPLVPEEGRLTVRDVDVSADRLDRFAASPDRRQWWLERLGRAHAVLVAARGDAPA from the coding sequence GTGCATCCGCAACAGCCCTTCCCACCGTCGCTGCCCCTGCCCTCCCTCGAGGAGCTGACCGCCTCCGCGCGCGTCGTCTCGGTGCCCATGCGCGTCCGGTTCCGCGGCGTCCTCCTGCGCGAGGCCCTCCTGCTCCACGGCCCCGCCGGGTGGGGTGAGTTCTGTCCCTTCCTGGAGTACGGCGACGCCGAGTCCGCCGCGTGGCTCGCATGCGCCGTGGAGGCCGCGTGGCACGGGTTCCCGGAGCCCGTGCGTGCATCGGTGCCGGTCAACGCGACAGTCCCCGCCGTCGGGCCGGCCGACGTCGAGGGTGTGCTGACCCGCTTCGGCGCCGTGGGCGCGGTCAAGGTCAAGGTCGCCGAGAAGGGCCAGGCACTGGCGGACGACGTCGCGCGGGTCGCCGAGGTGCGGCGGCTCCTGCCCGACGCCGGGATCAAGATCGATGCCAACGGCGGCTGGACGGAGGAGCAGGCGCTCGATGCCGTCGACGCCCTCGGCCGCTTCGGCCTGCAGTACGTGGAACAGCCCGTGGCGGACATCCCCGGGCTGCGGGCCGTGCGGCTCGAGCTGCGCCGCCGGGGGGAGGGGATCCTCGTCGCAGCGGACGAGAGTGTGCGCCGGCAGGAGGATCCGCTGCTGGTGGCCCGGGAGGACGCCGCCGACCTCCTCGTCATCAAGGCGCCCCCGCTCGGCGGTGTCCGGAGGGCGCTGTCCATCATCGCGTCCGCGGGCCTGCCGGCGGTGGTGAGCTCCGCCCTGGACACGTCCGTCGGGATCCGTGCCGGCGTCGCGCTCGCCGCTGCCCTGCCGGAGCTGCCCTACGCCTGCGGGCTCGCCACGGTGTCGCTCATGGCGGGAGACGTCACCGACGATCCGCTCGTGCCCGAGGAAGGGCGGCTCACGGTACGAGACGTCGACGTCTCGGCGGACCGGCTGGACCGCTTCGCCGCGTCCCCGGACAGGAGGCAGTGGTGGCTGGAACGCCTCGGACGCGCCCACGCCGTCCTCGTCGCCGCGCGGGGGGACGCTCCTGCCTAG
- a CDS encoding phosphatase PAP2 family protein produces the protein MSSQRTSTGPDRAARSPLLFVLAAVACATALGWTYWAFVRTTTGQFADESAWREAGVAAPDTQLPFLRFLDTLPTISVVLAAAAILFVTLRRKRYGAAAVAVAVILASNLTTQLLKNVVFDRPDRGVATLAFNSLPSGHTTLAASAAAAIFVIVTPRWRPAAAALGGAYSVLAGAATFINLWHRPADVVAALLVVGTWTLLGGLVVMRTGEHWNNWEGFGAHWASSRWWLVLCWVLGLGGLAVSAVLYVSVHAVGPAPEPGTANVPLFFWWGLMWIIGVGFTLAAAAGRLFAAQAGRTAVRGQRP, from the coding sequence ATGTCGTCGCAACGAACCTCCACCGGACCGGACCGGGCAGCACGCTCACCGCTGCTGTTCGTGCTGGCGGCCGTGGCCTGCGCGACGGCGCTCGGCTGGACGTACTGGGCGTTCGTCCGCACCACGACGGGCCAGTTCGCGGACGAGTCCGCCTGGCGTGAGGCAGGGGTCGCGGCACCCGATACGCAACTGCCGTTCCTGCGGTTCCTCGACACGCTGCCCACCATCTCGGTGGTCCTCGCGGCCGCGGCCATCCTCTTCGTCACCCTCCGTCGGAAGCGGTACGGGGCGGCGGCGGTCGCCGTCGCGGTCATCCTGGCGTCGAACCTGACCACGCAGCTCCTCAAGAACGTGGTCTTCGACCGGCCGGACCGCGGCGTGGCGACACTGGCCTTCAATTCATTACCGTCGGGGCATACGACGCTCGCGGCTTCGGCTGCTGCAGCCATCTTCGTGATCGTGACGCCGCGGTGGCGTCCGGCTGCCGCGGCGTTGGGCGGCGCCTACTCCGTCCTCGCCGGGGCCGCGACCTTCATCAACCTGTGGCACCGCCCTGCGGACGTGGTCGCCGCCCTCCTCGTCGTCGGCACGTGGACGCTCCTCGGTGGCCTCGTCGTCATGCGGACGGGCGAGCACTGGAACAACTGGGAGGGCTTCGGCGCGCACTGGGCGTCGTCGCGCTGGTGGCTGGTGCTGTGCTGGGTCCTGGGACTCGGCGGGCTCGCCGTGTCCGCGGTGCTCTACGTCTCCGTGCATGCCGTCGGTCCCGCGCCCGAGCCCGGGACGGCGAACGTCCCCCTGTTCTTCTGGTGGGGGCTCATGTGGATCATCGGCGTCGGCTTCACGCTGGCGGCCGCCGCGGGCCGGCTCTTCGCCGCGCAGGCCGGCAGGACGGCCGTCCGGGGACAGCGTCCGTAA
- a CDS encoding zinc-dependent alcohol dehydrogenase — MKAMVYRGPYKIRVEEKPMPRIEHPNDAIVRVTTAAICGSDLHLYHGLMPDTRIGHTFGHEFIGVVEEVGPSVQNIKRGDRVMVPFNVYCGSCYFCARGLFSNCHNVNPNATAVGAIYGYSHTTGGYDGGQAEFVRVPFADVGPAIIPDWMDSEDAVLLTDALATGYFGAQLGSITEGDTVVVFGAGPVGLYAAKSAWLMGAGRVIVIDHLEYRLEKARTFAQAETFNFAEYDDIVVEMKRTTDFLGADVAIDAVGAEADGNFLQQVTGTKLKLQGGSPVALNWAIDSVRKGGTVSVVGAYGPIFSAVKFGDALNKGLTLRMNQTPVKRQWPRLFEHIQNGYLKPNDIVTHRIPLADIAEGYHMFSAKLDNCIKPLIIANPS; from the coding sequence ATGAAAGCCATGGTGTACCGCGGGCCCTACAAGATCAGGGTCGAGGAGAAGCCGATGCCCAGGATCGAGCATCCGAACGACGCCATCGTCAGGGTGACGACGGCGGCGATCTGCGGCTCCGACCTGCACCTCTACCACGGACTCATGCCGGACACGCGGATCGGTCACACGTTCGGCCACGAGTTCATCGGCGTCGTCGAGGAGGTGGGGCCGTCGGTGCAGAACATCAAGCGCGGTGACCGGGTGATGGTGCCGTTCAACGTCTACTGCGGGTCCTGCTACTTCTGCGCGCGTGGCCTGTTCTCGAACTGCCACAACGTCAACCCGAATGCGACGGCGGTGGGCGCCATCTACGGCTACTCGCACACGACGGGCGGGTACGACGGCGGGCAGGCGGAGTTCGTGCGCGTGCCGTTCGCGGACGTCGGGCCCGCCATCATCCCGGACTGGATGGACAGCGAGGACGCCGTGCTGCTCACCGACGCCCTGGCGACCGGGTACTTCGGGGCGCAGCTCGGAAGCATCACCGAGGGCGACACCGTGGTGGTGTTCGGTGCCGGCCCCGTGGGCCTCTACGCGGCGAAGTCCGCCTGGCTCATGGGAGCCGGCAGGGTGATCGTCATCGACCACCTCGAGTACCGGCTCGAGAAGGCGCGGACCTTCGCCCAGGCGGAGACCTTCAACTTCGCGGAGTACGACGACATCGTCGTCGAGATGAAGCGGACCACCGACTTCCTCGGTGCGGATGTGGCCATCGACGCCGTCGGCGCGGAGGCGGACGGCAACTTCCTCCAGCAGGTCACGGGGACCAAGCTCAAGCTCCAGGGCGGATCGCCCGTCGCCCTGAACTGGGCCATCGACTCGGTACGGAAGGGCGGGACGGTGTCCGTCGTCGGCGCCTACGGCCCCATCTTCAGCGCGGTCAAGTTCGGTGATGCACTGAACAAGGGGCTGACCCTGCGCATGAACCAGACGCCGGTGAAGCGGCAGTGGCCCCGCCTCTTCGAGCACATCCAGAACGGCTACCTCAAGCCCAACGACATCGTGACGCACCGTATCCCCCTCGCGGACATCGCCGAGGGGTACCACATGTTCTCGGCGAAGCTCGACAACTGCATCAAGCCGCTCATCATCGCGAACCCCAGCTAG
- a CDS encoding MFS transporter, which produces MPKETFDLRAIAVGAYGPSLLYGVATGAILPVIALTARDLGADVATAALVITLSGIGSLVTNVPATLIATRFGERKALVGAALWCAAAMFLALAAPTLPVFAAAVFMVGMAGAVFGLARQSYLTEAVPAHFRARALSTLGGVTRIGVFVGPFAAALAMSALGLDGAYWVGGVASLVAAALSWRVPELEAPSRTASGTPVIGDAPVAGPAPTVRSVMRSHARIFVTVGIGVLLIAAVRATRQAVLPLWAEDIGLDASATALIYGLSGAIDMLIFYPAGKVMDVKGRRWIAVPCMLIMGTALALLPLTDDAVGLLLVALLIGFGNGIGSGIVMTLGADLSPSPGRPQFLGIWRLLTDTGTMGGPALLALVTALATLSAGIWATAVLGFLGAAVLWYWIPRAAPGSAEPAVTRA; this is translated from the coding sequence GTGCCCAAGGAGACCTTCGATCTGCGTGCGATCGCGGTGGGAGCCTACGGTCCGTCGCTGCTGTACGGAGTCGCTACCGGGGCCATCCTGCCCGTCATCGCCCTGACGGCACGCGACCTCGGCGCCGACGTCGCCACTGCGGCGCTGGTCATCACGCTGTCCGGTATCGGCTCGCTCGTCACCAATGTCCCCGCCACCCTGATCGCCACGCGCTTCGGTGAGCGGAAGGCTCTCGTGGGGGCGGCCCTCTGGTGTGCGGCGGCGATGTTCCTGGCGCTGGCGGCCCCCACCCTCCCGGTATTCGCCGCTGCCGTCTTCATGGTGGGCATGGCGGGCGCGGTGTTCGGCCTCGCGCGCCAGAGCTATCTGACCGAAGCGGTACCCGCACACTTCAGGGCACGCGCGCTGTCCACGCTCGGCGGGGTGACGCGCATCGGTGTCTTCGTGGGCCCCTTCGCCGCCGCCCTCGCGATGAGCGCGCTCGGGCTCGACGGCGCCTACTGGGTAGGGGGTGTCGCGAGCCTGGTCGCTGCTGCCCTGAGCTGGCGCGTGCCCGAGCTCGAGGCTCCTTCGCGCACAGCCTCCGGGACCCCGGTGATCGGCGACGCACCGGTCGCCGGGCCGGCACCGACGGTGCGTTCGGTCATGCGCAGCCATGCCCGCATCTTCGTCACCGTCGGCATCGGGGTGCTGCTCATCGCCGCCGTCCGCGCCACGCGTCAGGCGGTGCTGCCCCTGTGGGCGGAGGACATCGGGCTGGATGCCTCGGCGACCGCCCTGATCTACGGGCTGTCCGGAGCCATCGACATGCTGATCTTCTACCCCGCCGGCAAGGTCATGGACGTCAAGGGCCGGCGCTGGATCGCCGTCCCGTGCATGCTGATCATGGGCACCGCCCTCGCGCTGCTGCCGCTCACGGACGACGCGGTGGGCCTGCTCCTGGTCGCGCTGCTCATCGGTTTCGGGAACGGTATCGGCTCGGGCATCGTCATGACGCTCGGCGCGGACCTGTCGCCGTCACCCGGACGCCCGCAGTTCCTCGGTATCTGGCGCCTGCTCACGGACACGGGGACCATGGGCGGTCCAGCACTGCTGGCCCTCGTGACCGCGCTGGCCACGCTCTCGGCGGGCATCTGGGCGACGGCGGTGCTCGGCTTCCTCGGTGCAGCGGTCCTCTGGTACTGGATCCCGCGCGCTGCCCCCGGTTCCGCCGAACCGGCGGTGACGCGCGCCTGA
- a CDS encoding sulfite oxidase-like oxidoreductase codes for MAIPTSGFTGRRQNRDADLPPGQYLTDSFPVLSAGPTPHVLLADWTFRIDAGAGEAHQWTWDQLQALPQEDITTDIHCVTHWSKLGTRWRGVSLDTLFEDVESDAEYTMVHSYGGYTTNVPLDDLLDGKAWIVHEFDGEPLAPAHGGPARLLVPHLYFWKSAKWVNGIRLMEQDLPGFWETNGYNMYGDPWREERYW; via the coding sequence ATGGCTATACCGACTTCAGGCTTCACCGGCAGGCGGCAGAACCGGGACGCGGACCTCCCGCCCGGCCAGTACCTCACCGACAGTTTCCCCGTCCTCTCCGCGGGCCCCACTCCCCACGTCCTCCTCGCGGACTGGACCTTCCGGATCGACGCCGGCGCAGGCGAGGCCCACCAGTGGACCTGGGACCAGCTGCAGGCACTGCCGCAGGAGGACATCACCACCGACATCCACTGCGTGACCCACTGGTCGAAACTCGGGACCAGGTGGCGCGGGGTCTCCCTCGACACGCTGTTCGAGGACGTGGAGTCCGACGCCGAGTACACGATGGTGCACTCCTACGGTGGCTACACGACGAACGTCCCGCTCGACGATCTCCTCGACGGCAAGGCCTGGATCGTCCACGAGTTCGACGGCGAGCCCCTTGCGCCTGCGCATGGCGGCCCGGCGAGGCTGCTGGTGCCGCACCTGTACTTCTGGAAGAGCGCCAAGTGGGTGAACGGCATCCGCCTGATGGAGCAGGACCTCCCCGGCTTCTGGGAGACGAACGGCTACAACATGTACGGCGATCCGTGGCGTGAGGAACGCTACTGGTGA
- a CDS encoding FAD-binding oxidoreductase, with translation MKRTWQVVEVSAVRPETARARTVRLRFPDAVVGVPGQHVDLRLTAEDGYQAVRSYSVAAWVPPRELELTVEELDDGEVSPFLVGVLSVGDQLEVRGPVGGWFTWTPDLAGPLQLIAGGSGVVPLMAMLRSHSEARSAAPTRLLYSVRSPEHVFYRGELAVIEQEDTQVMIDIAYSREAPDGQRVGRLTHEAVTASCFPPADAPAIYICGSTGFVEAVAAWLVEDGHDAGRIRTERYGG, from the coding sequence GTGAAGCGGACGTGGCAGGTCGTAGAAGTCAGTGCGGTCCGCCCCGAGACCGCCCGTGCGCGGACCGTGAGGCTCCGCTTCCCCGATGCCGTCGTCGGCGTACCCGGCCAGCATGTCGACCTGCGGCTCACGGCCGAGGACGGCTACCAGGCGGTGCGCTCGTATTCAGTGGCGGCCTGGGTACCTCCGCGTGAGCTGGAACTGACGGTCGAGGAGCTCGACGACGGAGAGGTCTCCCCCTTCCTCGTCGGAGTCCTGTCCGTCGGCGACCAGCTGGAGGTCCGTGGACCGGTGGGAGGCTGGTTCACGTGGACGCCTGATCTCGCGGGTCCGCTGCAGCTGATCGCCGGAGGGTCCGGCGTCGTGCCGCTCATGGCGATGCTCCGTTCGCACTCCGAGGCCCGGTCGGCGGCACCTACGCGACTGCTCTATTCGGTGCGCAGCCCCGAGCACGTGTTCTACCGGGGCGAACTCGCCGTCATCGAGCAGGAGGACACGCAGGTGATGATCGACATCGCCTACTCCCGTGAGGCGCCGGACGGCCAGAGGGTCGGTCGCCTCACGCACGAGGCCGTCACGGCGTCCTGCTTCCCGCCGGCCGATGCGCCGGCCATCTACATCTGCGGCTCGACGGGTTTCGTCGAGGCCGTTGCAGCGTGGCTCGTCGAGGACGGGCACGACGCCGGCCGGATCCGGACCGAACGGTACGGCGGCTAG
- a CDS encoding DUF6510 family protein has product MDSTEQYPLDQDHLDGNALAGALDQFVSDLTSAECTCAGCGSSGPLAAALLYAKAPGMVLRCPTCTAVLLCLTDQGDRQILTVDGVRHLVIDKP; this is encoded by the coding sequence ATGGACAGCACGGAGCAGTATCCCCTCGACCAGGACCATCTCGACGGCAACGCCCTCGCCGGGGCCCTCGACCAGTTCGTCTCGGATCTCACTAGCGCCGAGTGCACGTGCGCGGGCTGCGGGTCCTCCGGTCCGCTGGCTGCGGCGCTGCTCTATGCGAAGGCACCCGGCATGGTGCTGCGGTGTCCCACCTGTACCGCCGTGCTGCTCTGCCTCACCGATCAGGGGGATCGTCAGATCCTCACCGTCGACGGCGTCCGTCACCTGGTGATCGACAAGCCCTGA
- a CDS encoding HNH endonuclease signature motif containing protein — MGVTPIKKLSQPGSSLDEARAVLGDCARGLAQYHHLLAREDALQFVLDVEQVSKVVDHLQILAARIADHHGLASDPGSSTTAGPGEAASAVQGPLSDSSSDAGRTSRNCAEFLRETIDISRTEAKRRLSLAAVVLPSLSPSGNPLPPRLEALGEAAGSFAISGRAMAVVAQALERVQSFATREQLENMEHHLTRQAIESDEDVLRVLARRWESVLDQDGQEPTEKVLRARQGVFLKGRRHGLHVLEIGATDEQFEQLATVMNATANPRGSSEQPDRHDQPDDSAASGPWGPAASGTPDDAAADAGGSGVSETAAEAPMQAAGRTSIGASGCTRGTPAASADVTSDAGAGAPTTSAGATSAPRSGAPDPAGPTRAQRLLEGLVSACRIALSTTGLPATGGHRPQVMVTIDYKDLTGATEHAGHAVFAEQITASTIRKLACDADLIPLVLGGSGQVLDVGRAQRLFPPHLRRALVARDKGCAFPDCTIPASWCEAHHLTPWSHGGSTSLDNGVLLCSRHHHLIHQGTWTIETRNGIPWFTPPAHRRRTRNPRRNVYWQAGRAVHHELASATEWIPLQENPPTGWEHESPETARLTWDEEPGLDEQA, encoded by the coding sequence ATGGGCGTCACACCGATCAAGAAGCTCTCCCAGCCAGGGTCCTCCCTGGATGAGGCCCGCGCCGTCCTCGGCGACTGCGCGCGTGGGCTTGCGCAGTACCACCACCTTCTGGCGCGGGAGGACGCCCTTCAATTCGTGCTCGACGTGGAGCAGGTGTCGAAGGTCGTGGATCACCTGCAGATCCTCGCGGCGCGGATAGCGGATCATCATGGCCTCGCGTCGGATCCGGGCAGCTCCACCACAGCCGGTCCTGGAGAAGCGGCATCAGCGGTCCAGGGTCCCCTCTCCGACTCGTCCTCCGACGCCGGTCGCACGTCCAGGAACTGCGCGGAATTCCTGCGGGAAACGATCGACATCAGCCGCACCGAGGCGAAGCGGCGGCTCAGTCTGGCCGCGGTCGTGCTGCCGTCCCTGTCGCCGTCGGGGAACCCGCTCCCACCGCGGCTGGAGGCTCTGGGCGAGGCCGCGGGTTCGTTCGCCATCAGCGGGCGGGCGATGGCCGTCGTAGCCCAGGCCCTTGAGCGTGTGCAGTCCTTCGCGACGCGGGAGCAACTCGAGAACATGGAGCACCACCTGACCCGGCAGGCGATCGAGTCCGACGAGGACGTCCTGCGGGTGCTAGCCCGTCGCTGGGAATCGGTGCTCGATCAGGACGGTCAGGAGCCCACCGAGAAGGTGCTGCGGGCCCGGCAGGGTGTGTTCCTCAAGGGCCGTCGCCACGGCCTGCACGTCCTGGAGATCGGTGCGACGGATGAGCAGTTCGAGCAGCTCGCAACGGTCATGAATGCGACTGCCAATCCGCGCGGATCCTCCGAGCAACCCGATCGACACGACCAACCGGACGACAGCGCGGCGTCCGGGCCCTGGGGGCCGGCGGCATCCGGGACGCCAGACGATGCAGCGGCCGACGCCGGGGGCAGCGGCGTATCGGAGACTGCAGCCGAGGCGCCGATGCAGGCGGCCGGTCGGACGAGCATCGGCGCCTCGGGATGCACGCGAGGCACTCCCGCAGCCAGTGCTGATGTCACGTCAGATGCCGGTGCAGGCGCACCCACGACCAGTGCTGGTGCCACCTCAGCTCCCCGTTCGGGCGCACCCGACCCGGCAGGCCCGACCCGGGCCCAGCGTCTCCTCGAGGGCCTGGTCTCGGCCTGCAGGATCGCCCTGTCCACCACCGGTCTGCCCGCAACAGGCGGGCACCGCCCCCAGGTCATGGTGACCATCGACTACAAGGACCTCACCGGCGCGACAGAACACGCCGGCCACGCCGTCTTCGCCGAACAGATCACCGCCAGCACCATCCGCAAACTCGCCTGCGACGCCGACCTCATCCCCCTGGTCCTGGGCGGCTCCGGCCAGGTCCTCGACGTCGGACGCGCCCAACGGCTCTTCCCACCCCACCTGCGCCGGGCACTCGTCGCCAGGGACAAGGGCTGCGCCTTCCCCGACTGCACCATCCCCGCCAGCTGGTGCGAAGCCCACCACCTCACGCCGTGGTCCCACGGCGGCTCGACCAGCCTCGACAACGGGGTGCTGCTGTGCTCACGACACCACCACCTCATCCACCAGGGAACCTGGACCATCGAAACCCGCAACGGCATCCCCTGGTTCACCCCACCAGCCCACCGACGACGGACCAGAAATCCGCGAAGAAACGTGTACTGGCAGGCAGGGCGTGCGGTCCACCACGAGCTCGCCAGTGCAACGGAGTGGATCCCTCTTCAGGAGAACCCTCCGACCGGCTGGGAACACGAGTCGCCTGAGACAGCCCGGCTGACCTGGGACGAAGAGCCGGGGCTTGATGAGCAGGCCTGA